The following proteins are co-located in the Desulfatitalea tepidiphila genome:
- the hrpB gene encoding ATP-dependent helicase HrpB, whose protein sequence is MHSDQTPALFRRLPVAAVLEELQSTLQHHLSAVLVAPPGAGKTTAVPLALLPAPWLAGRRILVLAPRRLAARAAAERMAALRNEAVGETVGYRIRMESRVGPRTRIEVVTEGVLIRRLQSDPGLADVGLVIFDEFHERSLEADLGLALCREVQAAFNEHLRLLVMSATLDPSPVATLLGNAPLIRCDGRAFPVETHHVPPRPTLPIERAVADTILRSVAACEGNILVFLPGAPEIRRVARLLADAGLPEQWDVAPLFGNLTRAEQDAAITPAPAGRNKIVLATAIAETSLTIEQIRVVVDSGLQRAPRFDPRSGMTRLVTLPVSQASADQRRGRAGRLGPGICYRLWNESTHAALSSHNRPEILDVDLTNLALELALWGVSSPDALGWLDPPPAGVYAQAVSLLGDLGAIDEQGQITEHGRRMADLPLHPRLAHMVLCARDAGWGIAACRVAALLSERDPLHFSGTARDTDLRLRLDALHAAQTRTPFHLSDGHVDGKAMGRVLSVASLLQRRLGIITRSTAPGDPGRLLAWAYPDRIASRRAEGVGRYQLTSGHGAYFDPPDPLMGHDLLVIAELDGERRDARIFLAAAYDRETLMSQFQDRLQWRETIDWDDQRQGLIARRRLMLGALVLQSEPLARPDPQALTAAMLAAIRKLGIGVLPWTPAVRTWQARVELLRRIETETAEDAWPDLSDAALADDLENWLAPYLNGITNLKDLARLDLSAVLRSRLTWQQRQSLDALAPTHIVVPSGRRRPIDYGSDPPVLAVRLQEMFGAAETPAIADGRLTLQLHLLSPAGRPAQITRDLAGFWRSSYASVKKELKGRYPKHHWPDDPLSARPSDRARPRKRPQG, encoded by the coding sequence ATGCACAGTGACCAGACCCCAGCGTTATTCCGTCGCCTTCCGGTCGCCGCAGTTCTGGAAGAACTCCAATCGACCTTGCAGCACCATTTGTCGGCCGTGCTCGTGGCACCGCCGGGGGCCGGCAAGACCACCGCCGTTCCGCTGGCCCTTTTGCCCGCGCCATGGCTCGCCGGCCGCCGAATACTGGTGTTGGCGCCTCGCCGTCTGGCGGCCCGGGCCGCGGCCGAACGCATGGCCGCCCTGCGTAACGAAGCGGTGGGCGAAACCGTGGGCTACCGCATCCGCATGGAGAGCCGGGTCGGCCCGCGCACCCGTATCGAGGTGGTCACCGAGGGGGTGCTGATCCGACGGCTGCAGTCCGATCCGGGGCTGGCCGACGTGGGGCTGGTGATCTTCGACGAATTCCATGAGCGCAGCCTGGAGGCCGATTTGGGCCTGGCCCTGTGCCGCGAGGTTCAGGCCGCGTTCAATGAACATCTGCGACTGCTGGTGATGTCGGCCACCCTGGACCCCTCGCCTGTGGCCACCCTGCTCGGCAATGCCCCGCTGATCCGCTGCGACGGCCGCGCGTTTCCAGTGGAGACCCACCATGTGCCGCCGCGCCCGACCCTGCCCATCGAACGCGCCGTGGCCGACACCATTCTTCGATCGGTTGCGGCTTGCGAGGGCAACATTCTTGTCTTTCTACCCGGCGCACCGGAAATCCGGCGGGTGGCCCGGCTGCTGGCCGATGCCGGCCTGCCCGAACAATGGGACGTGGCGCCCCTTTTCGGCAACCTGACCCGCGCCGAGCAGGACGCCGCCATCACGCCGGCGCCGGCTGGTCGAAATAAGATCGTGCTGGCCACGGCCATCGCCGAAACCAGCCTGACCATCGAGCAGATCCGCGTGGTGGTGGACAGCGGCCTGCAGCGCGCGCCGCGTTTCGATCCCCGGAGCGGCATGACCCGGCTGGTCACCTTGCCGGTCTCCCAGGCATCGGCCGACCAGCGCCGCGGAAGGGCCGGACGGCTCGGGCCGGGCATCTGCTACCGCCTGTGGAACGAGAGCACCCACGCCGCCCTCTCATCACACAACCGTCCGGAAATATTGGACGTCGACTTGACCAACCTGGCCCTGGAGCTGGCGCTGTGGGGCGTGTCGTCTCCTGATGCACTGGGCTGGCTGGATCCCCCACCGGCCGGCGTCTACGCCCAGGCCGTCTCCCTGCTGGGCGATCTGGGTGCGATCGACGAACAGGGACAAATTACTGAACATGGCCGCCGCATGGCCGATCTGCCCCTGCACCCGCGACTGGCCCACATGGTGTTATGCGCCCGGGACGCAGGTTGGGGCATTGCGGCCTGCCGGGTGGCCGCCCTGTTGAGCGAACGCGATCCGCTCCATTTTTCGGGAACAGCGCGCGACACCGATTTGCGACTACGGCTGGACGCCCTGCACGCGGCTCAGACCCGCACGCCGTTTCATCTGTCCGACGGCCATGTGGATGGGAAGGCCATGGGGCGCGTGTTAAGCGTCGCCTCGCTGTTGCAGCGGCGGCTGGGGATCATCACCCGATCCACCGCACCGGGTGATCCAGGCCGCCTGCTGGCCTGGGCCTATCCGGACCGCATCGCCTCCCGGCGGGCCGAGGGCGTGGGGCGCTATCAACTGACCAGCGGCCACGGGGCCTACTTCGACCCGCCCGACCCCCTCATGGGTCACGATCTCCTGGTGATCGCCGAGTTGGACGGCGAGCGCCGCGATGCACGCATCTTCCTGGCGGCGGCCTATGACCGGGAGACGCTGATGTCCCAATTTCAAGATCGGTTGCAATGGCGGGAAACCATTGATTGGGACGACCAGCGCCAGGGCCTCATCGCCCGGCGCCGCCTGATGCTCGGCGCCCTGGTCCTGCAGAGCGAACCCCTGGCCCGTCCCGATCCACAGGCGCTGACCGCCGCCATGCTCGCCGCCATCCGGAAACTTGGCATCGGTGTGCTGCCCTGGACTCCGGCTGTGCGCACATGGCAGGCGCGCGTAGAGCTGCTGCGCCGTATCGAGACGGAAACCGCAGAAGATGCGTGGCCCGATCTGTCGGACGCGGCATTGGCGGATGACCTGGAAAACTGGCTGGCACCCTATCTGAATGGCATCACAAACCTCAAAGACCTCGCACGTCTCGACCTTTCGGCGGTCCTGCGCAGCCGGTTGACCTGGCAACAGCGACAGAGCCTCGACGCGCTGGCTCCCACCCATATCGTGGTGCCCAGCGGCAGACGCCGGCCCATCGATTACGGCAGCGATCCGCCGGTCCTGGCCGTGCGGCTGCAGGAGATGTTCGGCGCCGCTGAAACCCCGGCCATCGCCGATGGCCGCCTGACTTTGCAGCTGCACCTGCTCTCGCCCGCCGGCCGGCCGGCACAGATTACCCGGGATCTGGCCGGCTTCTGGCGCAGCAGCTATGCATCCGTCAAAAAGGAGCTCAAGGGCCGCTATCCCAAGCACCACTGGCCCGACGATCCGCTCAGCGCCCGGCCCTCGGATCGGGCCCGGCCGAGAAAAAGGCCCCAAGGATGA
- a CDS encoding CBS domain-containing protein translates to MEKMKVQELMVPVDRFPKLSDRATFYEALYALEHAQEQFLSGKAEQRILLVENEQGKVVAKMSPIDLIRGLETNYARVNTEQTIKHFGLSYIWKSMQKEYGLWEDPFKDLCRKANEVHIRDFIHPPQEGQIVSPDDTLAKCFHLFVMNRHDSLFVVQGADIVGLLRFTDVYHRMSQTMKACAS, encoded by the coding sequence ATGGAAAAGATGAAAGTGCAGGAATTGATGGTTCCCGTGGATCGATTTCCCAAGCTATCGGACCGGGCCACCTTTTATGAGGCCCTATACGCTTTGGAACATGCACAGGAACAGTTCTTGTCGGGTAAAGCCGAGCAAAGAATTCTGCTCGTGGAAAACGAGCAAGGCAAGGTGGTCGCCAAGATGTCGCCCATCGATTTGATCCGGGGCCTGGAAACCAACTACGCCCGCGTCAACACCGAACAGACGATCAAGCACTTCGGGCTGAGCTACATCTGGAAATCGATGCAAAAAGAGTATGGCCTGTGGGAAGATCCCTTCAAGGACCTGTGCCGCAAGGCCAACGAGGTGCACATCCGGGATTTCATCCATCCGCCCCAGGAGGGGCAGATCGTGAGTCCCGATGACACCCTGGCCAAGTGTTTTCATTTGTTCGTCATGAATCGCCACGACAGCTTATTCGTGGTGCAGGGCGCTGACATCGTCGGTCTGCTGCGATTCACGGACGTCTACCACCGCATGTCGCAGACGATGAAAGCGTGTGCCTCGTGA
- a CDS encoding SLC13 family permease has product MDLNFDQSVVFAILAGTLVLFVWGRWRYDLVALAALVLVFVAGLVPAEEVFLGFGHPAVVTVAAVLVLSRGLLNAGVVDVLSRHLGRVGTRPVAQVATLTGIVILCSGFMNNVGALALLMPVAIWMSRQSGRSPSLLLMPLAFGSLLGGLITLIGTPPNIIIAMYRAETGLPAFGMFDFALVGAVTAAIGLVFIALIGWRLTPRRDGQSAPEELFEIEDYISEVIVPEEARLVGQTIYHLTSAVEKESEATVVGLIRGERHIAAPSWYEVIQAGDILMVEAAPEDLKSLIDEQGLSLAECKGDCKATLGSDDIRLMEAVITSDSPLPGKTAASMHLRGNFGVNLLAIARRGRRLERRLGQTEFVVGDILLLQGSDESLQSMLKTFKCLPLAERGLRIGQPRKVALALAIFVAAMVLSALNVLPVQIAFTAAAVLMIVVDLVPLGDIYESIDWPVIVLLGAMFPLGHALESTGGAQLIAEQLLLLSAHLSPMATLAVIMGGTMLLSNVVNNAAAAVLMAPIAITLARGMEVSVDPLLMSVAVGASCAFLTPVGHQSNALVMAPGGYRFGDYWRLGLPLSFLVIITAIPFIYYFWPMRPV; this is encoded by the coding sequence ATGGACCTCAACTTTGACCAAAGCGTGGTGTTCGCCATTCTTGCCGGGACGCTGGTGCTTTTCGTCTGGGGGCGCTGGCGTTACGACCTGGTCGCCCTGGCGGCCCTGGTGCTGGTGTTTGTCGCCGGTCTGGTTCCGGCCGAAGAGGTTTTCCTGGGGTTTGGCCATCCGGCGGTGGTGACCGTGGCCGCGGTGCTGGTGCTCAGCCGCGGCCTGCTCAATGCCGGCGTGGTGGACGTGCTGTCGCGTCATCTGGGACGGGTGGGAACGCGCCCCGTGGCCCAGGTGGCGACGCTGACCGGGATCGTCATTTTGTGCTCCGGCTTCATGAATAACGTGGGGGCCCTGGCCTTGCTCATGCCCGTGGCCATCTGGATGTCGCGCCAGAGCGGCCGGTCGCCTTCCCTGCTGCTCATGCCACTGGCCTTCGGCTCCCTGCTGGGCGGTCTGATCACCCTGATCGGCACGCCGCCCAACATCATCATCGCCATGTATCGCGCCGAGACGGGCCTGCCGGCCTTTGGCATGTTCGACTTCGCACTGGTCGGCGCCGTGACGGCAGCGATCGGCCTGGTTTTCATCGCCCTGATCGGATGGCGGCTGACGCCTCGGCGGGATGGACAGAGCGCGCCCGAAGAGTTGTTCGAAATCGAGGATTACATCAGCGAGGTGATCGTTCCGGAGGAGGCCAGGCTGGTCGGCCAGACCATCTATCACCTCACCTCGGCCGTGGAAAAGGAGAGCGAAGCGACGGTGGTGGGCCTGATCCGGGGCGAGCGCCACATCGCGGCACCCTCCTGGTACGAGGTGATTCAGGCCGGCGATATCCTCATGGTCGAGGCCGCCCCCGAGGATTTGAAATCCCTGATCGACGAACAGGGGCTGTCCCTGGCCGAGTGCAAGGGCGACTGCAAGGCCACCCTGGGTTCGGATGATATCCGTCTCATGGAGGCCGTCATCACCTCTGATTCGCCGCTGCCCGGCAAGACGGCGGCCAGCATGCATCTGCGGGGAAATTTCGGGGTCAACCTGCTGGCCATTGCCCGCCGCGGCCGCCGACTCGAACGCCGGCTGGGACAGACCGAATTCGTGGTGGGCGATATTCTGCTGTTGCAGGGCAGCGACGAGTCCCTGCAGTCCATGCTCAAGACCTTCAAGTGCCTGCCGTTGGCCGAACGGGGTCTGCGCATCGGCCAACCCCGGAAGGTCGCGCTCGCCCTGGCCATCTTCGTCGCCGCCATGGTCCTTTCGGCCCTCAACGTGCTGCCGGTTCAAATCGCCTTCACCGCCGCGGCGGTACTGATGATCGTGGTGGATCTCGTGCCCCTGGGCGACATCTACGAAAGCATCGACTGGCCGGTCATCGTGCTGCTGGGCGCCATGTTTCCCCTGGGCCATGCCCTGGAGAGCACCGGAGGGGCCCAACTCATCGCCGAACAACTGCTCCTGCTGTCGGCCCACCTCTCGCCCATGGCTACCCTGGCCGTGATCATGGGCGGCACCATGCTGCTTTCCAATGTGGTCAACAACGCCGCCGCCGCCGTGCTCATGGCGCCCATCGCCATCACCCTGGCGCGCGGCATGGAAGTATCGGTGGACCCCCTGCTGATGAGCGTGGCCGTGGGCGCCTCGTGCGCCTTTCTCACCCCCGTGGGCCATCAATCCAATGCCCTGGTCATGGCTCCCGGTGGATACCGCTTCGGCGATTACTGGCGACTGGGCCTGCCGCTGTCCTTTCTGGTCATCATCACCGCCATACCGTTCATCTACTATTTTTGGCCCATGAGGCCGGTTTGA
- a CDS encoding adenosine kinase produces MSAAGVIGVGSPIVDRLALVEDAFLAGVDGGKGGMALVDTATMEDFLRRVPGEQVMAPGGSAANTIFALARLEVPTVLIGKLGNDAEGLYYRSAFEKIGGDGSRLKTCEKTATARCLSLVTPDSQRTMRTDLGAAAAFSQEEVSAADFHNCRHAHVEGYLLFNRDLSLSVLKTAKAAGCTVSLDLGSFEVVTGAADILPELLARYVDVVMANEDEAEAFCGSRAPRAGLEALSRHCATAVVKQGAQGALVAANGKTIDVPAIEVDGVKDTTGAGDFWAAGFLYGLLNGCRPDVCGHLGAVLGAQAVRHMGAELPERDWLAAADYFKHYLQER; encoded by the coding sequence ATGAGCGCGGCTGGCGTAATTGGTGTCGGGTCGCCCATTGTCGACAGGCTGGCCCTGGTCGAGGATGCCTTCCTGGCCGGGGTCGACGGAGGCAAAGGCGGCATGGCGCTGGTGGACACCGCAACCATGGAGGACTTTCTGCGCAGGGTTCCCGGCGAACAGGTGATGGCGCCCGGCGGTTCGGCCGCCAATACCATATTCGCACTGGCGCGCCTCGAAGTGCCCACGGTGTTGATAGGTAAGCTGGGCAACGACGCCGAAGGGCTCTACTATCGCAGCGCTTTCGAGAAAATCGGCGGCGACGGCTCGCGCCTGAAAACGTGCGAAAAAACAGCGACGGCTCGCTGCCTAAGCCTGGTCACGCCCGATTCGCAACGCACCATGCGTACGGATCTGGGCGCGGCCGCCGCTTTTTCTCAGGAGGAGGTATCCGCCGCCGATTTTCACAATTGCCGTCATGCCCACGTGGAGGGCTATCTGCTCTTTAATCGCGATCTGTCCCTGTCCGTTCTGAAGACGGCCAAGGCGGCCGGGTGCACGGTCAGCCTCGATCTGGGTTCTTTCGAAGTGGTCACCGGGGCGGCCGACATCCTTCCCGAGCTGCTGGCTCGCTACGTGGATGTGGTCATGGCCAACGAGGACGAAGCCGAGGCCTTTTGCGGGAGTCGCGCCCCCCGGGCCGGACTCGAAGCCCTGTCCAGACATTGCGCGACGGCCGTTGTCAAGCAGGGGGCGCAGGGCGCCCTGGTCGCAGCCAACGGCAAAACCATCGATGTACCGGCCATCGAAGTCGATGGCGTCAAAGATACCACGGGCGCCGGTGATTTTTGGGCGGCCGGGTTTTTATACGGCCTCTTGAACGGCTGCCGGCCGGACGTCTGCGGACATTTGGGCGCCGTTTTAGGCGCTCAGGCCGTGCGCCATATGGGCGCCGAGCTGCCGGAGCGGGACTGGCTCGCTGCCGCCGACTATTTCAAACACTATCTCCAAGAAAGGTAA
- a CDS encoding class I SAM-dependent DNA methyltransferase, whose protein sequence is MRQTPKLWEATYEAETSEDLAEAYRKWCALYDRDTVKVMGYVGPQTAAAMLDAYLDSKSCRVLDAGCGTGLVGEFLRSFGYNHIDAMDYSPDMLGEAEKKGVYNRLIQADMNDKLNIPDDCYDATICVGTFTYAHVGPHAFEELVRVTRPGGYICFTIRDGAYQDYNYREKMLDLEAEEQWELQELWEKDYLTNENVTAKFCTYKVLAG, encoded by the coding sequence ATGCGACAGACGCCAAAACTCTGGGAAGCCACCTACGAAGCCGAAACATCCGAAGATCTCGCCGAAGCCTATCGAAAATGGTGTGCGCTCTATGACCGGGATACCGTTAAAGTCATGGGATACGTAGGGCCTCAGACGGCCGCGGCCATGCTCGACGCCTACCTGGATTCAAAAAGCTGTCGGGTTCTCGATGCCGGGTGCGGCACCGGACTGGTAGGCGAGTTTCTGCGCTCCTTCGGTTACAATCATATCGACGCCATGGATTATTCTCCGGACATGCTTGGCGAAGCCGAGAAGAAGGGCGTTTACAACCGGCTCATCCAGGCGGATATGAACGATAAACTCAACATTCCCGACGATTGTTATGATGCCACCATCTGTGTAGGCACTTTCACCTACGCCCATGTGGGCCCGCATGCGTTTGAGGAACTGGTCCGGGTGACCCGCCCGGGCGGGTACATCTGTTTTACCATCCGGGACGGTGCCTACCAGGATTACAATTACCGCGAAAAGATGTTGGACCTGGAAGCTGAAGAACAATGGGAGCTTCAGGAGCTTTGGGAGAAAGATTACCTTACCAACGAAAACGTAACCGCAAAATTCTGCACATACAAGGTGCTCGCCGGTTGA
- the ahcY gene encoding adenosylhomocysteinase, with product MGEATAKKLSSIESREYKVKDIELAGWGRREIEIAEHEMPGLMATREKYGPDKPLAGARISGSLHMTVQTAVLIETLRELGGDVRWASCNIFSTQDHAAAAVAEAGVPVFAWKGETLEEYWWCTKQALTWPDGAGPNLVVDDGGDATLMIHRGYQAEEDPSMLDVLTDNKELRIINDVLKQTLKTSPDFWHKVVADWRGVSEETTTGVHRLYQMARKGELLTPAINVNDSVTKSKFDNIYGCRESLVDGIKRATDVMIAGKTAVVCGYGDVGKGSAQALAAHKAKVVVTEIDPICALQALMAGFDVMTMEQALAVGDIYVTTTGNRDVITADHMARMKDQAIVCNIGHFDNEIQVDALNGMDGVERLNIKPQVDRYRFPDGHCIYLLAEGRLVNLGCATGHPSFVMSNSFTNQTLAQIELWQNQRQPSVYRLPKELDEEVARLHLCKLGATLARLSDEQAEYIGVPVNGPFKSEHYRY from the coding sequence ATGGGTGAGGCTACTGCCAAAAAGTTGAGCAGCATTGAATCACGGGAATACAAAGTCAAGGACATCGAACTAGCCGGCTGGGGCCGACGTGAGATAGAAATCGCCGAGCACGAGATGCCCGGTTTGATGGCGACGCGCGAAAAATACGGGCCCGACAAACCCTTGGCCGGCGCCCGCATCAGCGGCAGCCTGCACATGACCGTTCAGACCGCCGTGTTGATCGAAACCTTGCGTGAACTGGGCGGGGATGTCCGCTGGGCGTCCTGCAACATCTTTTCCACGCAGGACCATGCCGCCGCGGCGGTCGCCGAAGCCGGCGTCCCGGTGTTCGCCTGGAAAGGCGAAACCCTGGAGGAGTACTGGTGGTGTACCAAGCAAGCACTGACCTGGCCAGACGGCGCGGGCCCCAACCTGGTGGTCGATGACGGTGGCGACGCCACCCTGATGATCCACCGGGGCTACCAGGCCGAGGAAGACCCGTCCATGCTCGATGTACTCACCGACAACAAGGAACTGCGCATCATCAACGATGTCCTGAAGCAGACACTCAAGACGTCACCGGATTTCTGGCACAAAGTAGTCGCGGATTGGCGCGGCGTGTCCGAGGAAACCACCACAGGCGTTCATCGTCTCTATCAGATGGCCCGAAAGGGCGAACTGCTGACCCCAGCCATCAATGTCAATGATTCGGTCACCAAGAGCAAGTTCGATAACATCTACGGCTGTCGTGAATCCCTGGTCGACGGGATCAAACGGGCAACCGATGTCATGATCGCCGGCAAAACCGCCGTGGTGTGCGGGTATGGCGATGTGGGAAAAGGCTCGGCCCAGGCGTTGGCCGCGCACAAGGCCAAAGTGGTGGTCACGGAGATCGACCCCATCTGCGCCTTGCAGGCCCTGATGGCCGGGTTCGACGTCATGACCATGGAGCAGGCCCTGGCGGTCGGCGACATTTACGTCACGACCACCGGCAATCGGGACGTGATTACGGCAGACCACATGGCGCGAATGAAGGATCAGGCCATCGTCTGTAACATCGGTCACTTCGACAACGAGATCCAGGTCGATGCCCTCAATGGAATGGACGGTGTGGAAAGACTCAATATCAAACCGCAGGTGGACCGCTACCGGTTTCCTGACGGGCACTGCATCTATCTGCTGGCGGAAGGCCGATTGGTCAACCTGGGCTGCGCCACCGGGCATCCCAGTTTCGTGATGTCCAACTCCTTCACCAACCAGACCCTGGCCCAGATCGAACTGTGGCAAAATCAACGCCAGCCAAGTGTTTACCGGTTGCCCAAGGAACTGGACGAGGAGGTGGCCCGCCTGCATCTATGCAAGCTGGGAGCGACCCTGGCCCGGCTGAGCGACGAACAGGCCGAATACATCGGCGTTCCGGTGAACGGTCCGTTCAAGTCCGAACATTACCGATATTAG
- a CDS encoding ATP-binding protein yields the protein MDKEAVLLIDSDGQAADALHSILHGWGHPVDIHPDVPSALNRFDQTQPPFVLVNTDLPGGVRLAVDIRSVSSDAIIFAMASDDRLPDMMRRLKDWADEFLRHPVDALALDIALQRSRKIRRLIHDVKHTCGQDRSAQTCDNVAREVANERFLVVRQIIEKMSSFIAQVASTVEGGVKYFNELPYFVSVHSPDCRVLAANETSLKFFGNRLYANSWEIYIGKRATREACPVGRTVRSGNVETTPALVQYKSGSKVPVLVHTAPVYDNDGEVALVLEVFAGTQEIDQLAEQVRSTQQRYEKLFDAVPVQVVVLDRRHNITAANRRFKELFGDQIGRKFFDTFRPAAFPAFRDPISLTLGDGLPHQGEMSLTGPDHHNYTVMAHTSPIMTASGKLVQVLAILTDITQFRQMKDHMATLGLMLSTVCHDMKGCITGLDAGLYLVDKGFYRNAPGRIEEGLDVIRMMGDRLRKLVFGVLYDAKERPMEIETVEVQKFVGDIAAVFETHIRGAAIEFICDFEGCDGDMQVDPGLLRSALSNLLENAVEACIEEDLKPDHRIDFIAGSGEDEVVFEIRDNGRGIPEEQLKHLFNLFHSSKGQRGTGLGLYITEKAVLKHGGRIDVSSTPGKGTAFSVHLPRRFAGTSGDRTEA from the coding sequence ATGGACAAGGAAGCCGTTTTACTGATCGATTCAGATGGGCAGGCCGCCGACGCCCTCCATTCGATATTGCACGGTTGGGGACACCCCGTCGACATTCATCCCGACGTCCCATCGGCGCTGAACCGGTTCGACCAGACCCAACCGCCCTTCGTCCTGGTGAACACCGACCTGCCGGGCGGGGTTCGACTCGCCGTGGACATCCGGTCCGTATCATCGGATGCGATTATTTTTGCCATGGCATCCGATGATCGCCTGCCCGATATGATGCGCCGCCTGAAGGATTGGGCGGATGAGTTTCTCCGCCATCCGGTCGATGCCCTGGCACTGGACATCGCCCTGCAACGGTCACGAAAAATCAGACGGTTGATCCACGACGTCAAACACACCTGCGGCCAGGACCGTAGCGCCCAGACCTGCGATAACGTGGCCCGCGAAGTGGCCAACGAACGGTTCCTGGTGGTGCGCCAGATCATCGAAAAGATGTCTTCGTTCATCGCACAGGTGGCTTCCACGGTCGAAGGCGGCGTCAAATACTTCAACGAGCTGCCTTACTTCGTTTCCGTCCACAGCCCCGATTGCCGGGTGTTGGCGGCCAATGAGACTTCCTTGAAGTTTTTCGGCAACCGGCTCTATGCCAACAGCTGGGAGATCTACATCGGTAAACGCGCCACCCGCGAGGCCTGTCCGGTGGGGCGCACGGTGCGCAGCGGCAATGTGGAGACGACCCCCGCCTTGGTGCAATACAAGAGCGGGTCCAAGGTTCCGGTCCTCGTGCACACGGCCCCGGTTTACGACAACGACGGCGAAGTGGCCCTGGTGCTGGAAGTCTTTGCCGGCACCCAGGAGATCGATCAACTCGCCGAACAGGTGCGCAGCACCCAGCAGCGTTATGAAAAGCTGTTCGACGCGGTGCCGGTGCAGGTCGTTGTGCTGGATCGCCGCCACAACATCACGGCCGCCAACCGGCGGTTCAAGGAGCTGTTCGGCGACCAGATCGGCCGGAAGTTCTTCGATACCTTCAGGCCCGCGGCATTTCCCGCCTTTCGCGATCCCATCTCCCTGACCCTCGGCGACGGATTGCCCCACCAGGGCGAGATGTCGCTCACCGGCCCGGACCATCACAACTACACGGTGATGGCCCACACTTCACCGATCATGACGGCCAGCGGCAAGCTGGTCCAGGTCCTGGCCATTCTCACCGACATCACCCAGTTTCGCCAGATGAAAGATCACATGGCCACCCTGGGCCTGATGCTCAGCACGGTGTGCCACGACATGAAGGGGTGCATCACCGGCCTCGACGCCGGGCTCTACCTGGTGGACAAGGGCTTTTACCGCAACGCGCCCGGACGCATCGAAGAGGGCCTGGATGTGATCCGCATGATGGGCGACCGGCTGCGCAAGCTGGTCTTCGGGGTGCTCTACGATGCCAAGGAGCGCCCCATGGAAATCGAGACGGTGGAGGTGCAAAAGTTCGTGGGAGACATTGCAGCGGTTTTCGAGACCCACATCCGCGGGGCGGCAATTGAGTTTATTTGCGACTTCGAGGGCTGCGACGGCGACATGCAGGTCGACCCCGGGCTGTTGCGCTCGGCCCTTTCCAACCTGCTGGAAAATGCGGTGGAGGCCTGCATCGAAGAGGATCTGAAACCAGATCACCGCATCGATTTTATCGCAGGCTCAGGTGAAGACGAGGTGGTTTTCGAAATCCGCGACAACGGCCGCGGCATTCCCGAAGAACAGCTCAAACACCTGTTCAACCTTTTTCACTCTTCCAAGGGGCAGCGGGGCACCGGCCTGGGCCTCTACATCACCGAAAAGGCGGTCCTCAAGCACGGCGGCCGCATCGACGTCTCTTCCACGCCGGGAAAGGGCACGGCTTTCAGCGTCCACCTGCCGCGACGGTTTGCCGGAACGAGTGGGGACCGAACGGAAGCATAG